A stretch of the Methanomassiliicoccales archaeon genome encodes the following:
- a CDS encoding DNA-binding protein translates to MEDAELEELRRRKLAELQRQREQQLLAEEQARQIEAERQALLRQILTPEARERLGTVKMAYPDIARLVEDQLIMLVQSGRLDRQIDDATLKQILRRVAPRRREITIERK, encoded by the coding sequence ATGGAGGATGCTGAGCTCGAGGAACTAAGAAGAAGAAAACTCGCCGAGCTTCAGAGGCAAAGGGAACAGCAGTTGCTCGCTGAGGAACAGGCGAGACAAATTGAAGCAGAGCGACAAGCCCTCCTTAGACAGATCCTTACGCCAGAAGCGAGGGAAAGACTGGGTACAGTCAAGATGGCATATCCCGATATTGCAAGGTTGGTCGAAGATCAACTCATCATGCTTGTTCAAAGTGGGAGGCTGGACAGGCAGATTGATGATGCGACCCTGAAGCAGATCCTGAGGCGTGTCGCGCCTAGAAGAAGGGAAATCACGATTGAGAGGAAGTGA
- a CDS encoding 4Fe-4S binding protein, whose protein sequence is MVEMPKTYKDLPSTPITFFTTEDNKTGTWRTIRPVIDKEKCTRCYICWKFCPDLSIEVEKEGDYPSVDYDHCKGCGICANECPSDAITMEKEMGK, encoded by the coding sequence ATGGTGGAAATGCCGAAGACATATAAGGATCTACCCTCTACACCGATCACATTTTTCACTACAGAGGACAACAAAACCGGTACCTGGCGGACGATCAGACCAGTCATCGACAAGGAGAAATGTACGAGATGCTACATCTGCTGGAAATTCTGCCCCGATTTAAGCATCGAAGTCGAAAAAGAAGGCGATTATCCTAGCGTCGATTACGATCACTGCAAAGGGTGCGGGATTTGCGCTAACGAATGTCCCTCTGATGCGATTACGATGGAAAAGGAGATGGGAAAATGA
- a CDS encoding RNA-binding domain-containing protein, which yields MVFHSLFFRVFVNATEDENKVIKALQFVSGTKEFKRSLSTGYHGNPITILESILRKKSEIDAFLNRLSLGDLKKIIDTLERRMDDEGFVYFRFDKQLAYHEQLVLTDGEDVIAVKGKAKAYPSTYERAINAAREYFESLIKKKSSNSSSQTN from the coding sequence ATGGTATTCCATAGTCTTTTTTTTAGAGTCTTCGTAAATGCTACAGAAGACGAGAATAAAGTCATTAAAGCCCTGCAATTTGTTTCGGGTACAAAGGAGTTCAAGCGATCATTGTCAACTGGCTATCATGGCAATCCCATCACAATTCTCGAATCAATTCTGAGAAAAAAATCTGAAATTGATGCATTTCTTAATAGACTGAGTCTGGGCGATCTGAAAAAGATTATTGATACATTGGAACGGAGAATGGATGATGAGGGATTTGTCTATTTCAGATTTGATAAGCAGCTCGCATATCACGAACAACTTGTTCTAACGGATGGTGAGGATGTAATCGCTGTCAAGGGAAAAGCAAAAGCTTATCCTAGTACTTACGAGCGCGCGATCAATGCGGCCAGGGAATACTTCGAGTCGTTGATTAAAAAGAAATCATCGAATTCAAGTTCGCAGACTAATTAA
- the leuS gene encoding leucine--tRNA ligase has product MIDNLTDIERKWQERWYDVGINESEPDNRPKFMIIFAYPGVTGYLHVGHLRGYTYVDAIARYMRMNGYNVLFPVGTHATGNGAISLAKKIKARDKATLEYMFANGCPESEINNLEDPIKVVHFFNDVYINQYWKRFGFLADWRRFTCTIYPDYQKFIQWQFRKLMAKGLLIQKPYFAPACIECGPVAVDPSETDLQKGGRAEIVEYTLLKFKCGELFLVAATLRPETVFGQTNFWVNPDVEYVKVRNNNEIWVISRPSFEKMKYQKEGLEIIGTIGGKELVGKKCIAPMIHREIMVLPAKFCDPSVGTGLVTSVPSDAPDDWIALKELQEDETSLSEYGLDPAEIRKIKPIPIIDIDGWGPLPAVEIVEKMGIERSGDTRLEEAKKIVYRDGFHKGKMNDNCGQYAGLPVQKAKELMRDEMVSNGEAELFYDLSEEVICRCGKPVVIKKVPDQWFIDYGNKTLTEDSKRHARTMHILPPEYYANIQNVLDWFRERACVRQGNWLGTRFPFDEKWIIEAISDSTLYPIYYLVSKYVNEGSLKTEQLTEDFFDYVFLGEGDVVRVSEKTGVDQELLRRIREDVEYWYPLDINLGGKEHMTVHFPAFLMNHVGILQEKYWPRGIFVNWYITGKLGKISKSKGGAEPIPGAAERFGVDTMRLYYAHIASPFADVEWDEGTLENYKSRIDRILKTIEELRNLDGMGDFKHIDRWMLSRLNSRIRAVREGMRDYDLRRLANEVYFEMINDIRWYLRRGGKNRKLINRVLDAWIRMMAPITPHIAEELWENSGKECFVSTSSFPNVIEEEIRPDIEEAEEYLKSIISDINEILDVTGITPRHIRLYTSPKWKLQVLSMAVDLAKSKELSIPGLMKMVMKDQVLKTHGKEASDFARKTAEALLKCSSDDLDRFKVEFDEFDFLNEAAQFLKDEFGCEISVHSADDPNAPDPQKKARLAVPRRPAIYVE; this is encoded by the coding sequence ATGATTGACAACCTGACAGATATCGAGCGAAAATGGCAAGAAAGATGGTATGATGTGGGCATTAATGAGTCGGAACCTGATAACCGGCCGAAATTTATGATCATCTTCGCTTATCCTGGTGTAACTGGATATTTGCATGTAGGGCATCTGAGAGGCTATACGTATGTAGATGCGATCGCGCGTTATATGCGAATGAATGGATACAATGTCTTGTTTCCCGTTGGAACCCATGCAACGGGCAACGGTGCAATTAGTCTGGCAAAGAAGATAAAAGCACGCGATAAGGCGACCCTCGAGTATATGTTCGCAAACGGGTGTCCAGAATCTGAAATCAATAATCTGGAGGATCCGATCAAAGTCGTTCACTTCTTTAATGATGTTTATATTAACCAGTACTGGAAAAGATTTGGTTTTCTTGCTGACTGGCGTCGTTTCACATGCACGATATATCCTGATTATCAAAAATTCATTCAATGGCAGTTCCGTAAGCTGATGGCGAAAGGGCTCTTGATCCAGAAGCCCTATTTTGCTCCGGCTTGTATTGAATGCGGTCCTGTAGCTGTGGACCCATCCGAGACAGATCTCCAGAAAGGGGGGAGGGCGGAGATCGTTGAATATACCCTTCTTAAGTTCAAATGTGGCGAACTGTTTCTCGTGGCAGCAACGCTTCGTCCTGAGACCGTATTTGGGCAGACTAATTTTTGGGTCAATCCAGATGTCGAATATGTAAAAGTCAGGAACAATAATGAGATCTGGGTCATAAGCAGACCTTCCTTTGAAAAGATGAAATACCAAAAAGAAGGGCTTGAGATTATTGGTACTATCGGCGGAAAAGAACTCGTAGGGAAGAAATGCATCGCTCCAATGATCCACAGGGAGATTATGGTTCTCCCAGCAAAATTCTGTGACCCCTCAGTTGGTACAGGCTTAGTCACGAGCGTTCCATCCGATGCCCCAGATGACTGGATAGCGTTAAAAGAACTACAAGAAGACGAGACTTCGCTATCTGAATACGGTCTCGACCCTGCTGAAATCCGAAAAATCAAGCCGATTCCGATCATCGATATCGATGGCTGGGGACCGTTACCCGCAGTCGAGATTGTTGAGAAGATGGGTATTGAGAGAAGTGGTGACACAAGGCTCGAAGAAGCAAAGAAGATCGTGTACCGCGACGGATTCCACAAAGGAAAGATGAATGACAATTGTGGTCAATATGCTGGATTACCGGTTCAGAAAGCAAAAGAGCTCATGCGCGATGAAATGGTCTCAAATGGTGAAGCTGAACTGTTTTACGATCTATCTGAAGAAGTGATCTGCAGGTGTGGAAAGCCTGTTGTGATCAAGAAAGTCCCAGATCAATGGTTCATTGATTATGGCAACAAGACGTTGACAGAGGACAGCAAGAGACATGCAAGAACTATGCATATCCTTCCTCCAGAATACTATGCAAATATACAAAATGTTCTAGACTGGTTCCGTGAGAGGGCATGCGTTAGACAGGGTAACTGGCTAGGTACGAGATTCCCATTTGACGAGAAATGGATAATTGAGGCAATCTCAGACTCCACACTTTATCCAATTTATTATCTTGTTTCAAAGTACGTAAATGAAGGATCGTTAAAGACAGAACAATTGACTGAGGATTTTTTTGACTACGTCTTCCTCGGTGAAGGCGATGTCGTAAGGGTTTCCGAAAAGACTGGTGTCGACCAAGAGCTTTTGAGAAGAATTAGAGAAGATGTCGAGTATTGGTATCCTCTCGATATTAACCTAGGCGGAAAGGAACATATGACTGTTCACTTTCCAGCTTTTCTAATGAACCATGTTGGAATTCTCCAAGAAAAATATTGGCCACGGGGAATATTTGTCAATTGGTACATCACAGGAAAACTTGGCAAGATATCAAAATCAAAAGGAGGTGCGGAACCGATCCCAGGCGCAGCGGAACGATTCGGCGTTGATACGATGAGATTATACTATGCACACATTGCTTCGCCATTTGCGGACGTCGAGTGGGATGAGGGGACGCTCGAGAATTACAAGAGCAGAATCGATCGGATTCTTAAAACGATCGAGGAATTGAGAAATCTCGATGGAATGGGGGACTTCAAACACATTGATCGATGGATGCTATCGAGATTGAATTCGAGGATCAGGGCCGTTCGGGAAGGGATGAGAGATTATGATCTTCGACGACTGGCCAATGAAGTATATTTTGAGATGATCAACGATATTCGATGGTACCTCCGAAGGGGAGGTAAAAACCGAAAACTCATCAATCGAGTTTTGGATGCCTGGATAAGAATGATGGCTCCGATCACCCCGCATATCGCTGAGGAATTGTGGGAGAATTCTGGTAAAGAATGTTTTGTCTCGACATCGAGTTTTCCAAATGTCATTGAGGAGGAAATCAGGCCAGATATTGAAGAAGCTGAGGAATATCTTAAATCGATAATTTCCGATATCAACGAAATACTCGATGTGACTGGCATAACGCCTAGACATATTCGATTATACACGTCACCGAAATGGAAGCTGCAAGTGCTTTCCATGGCAGTCGACCTGGCGAAGAGTAAAGAACTTTCGATCCCAGGTTTAATGAAAATGGTCATGAAGGATCAAGTCTTAAAAACTCATGGGAAAGAAGCTTCGGATTTCGCACGAAAAACTGCAGAAGCACTTCTTAAGTGCTCAAGTGATGATTTGGATCGATTTAAAGTTGAATTCGATGAATTCGATTTTCTCAACGAGGCTGCGCAATTCCTTAAGGATGAGTTCGGCTGCGAGATTTCAGTTCACTCCGCTGACGATCCGAACGCACCAGATCCTCAGAAGAAAGCCAGATTGGCAGTTCCGCGAAGACCAGCGATCTATGTCGAGTGA
- a CDS encoding 50S ribosomal protein L31e, whose protein sequence is MEQEEKILNIPLKDTKKVPRTQRAERAIKEVREYIVRHLKADEEDIWIDNRLNEAIWSRGISKPPFRIRVKAVKFEDGLVEVSLPED, encoded by the coding sequence ATGGAGCAAGAAGAGAAGATACTCAATATCCCTCTAAAAGACACCAAGAAGGTGCCAAGGACTCAGAGGGCTGAGCGTGCGATCAAAGAAGTCCGTGAATATATCGTACGGCATCTAAAAGCTGATGAGGAGGATATTTGGATCGATAACCGATTGAATGAGGCGATCTGGAGCAGGGGAATCAGCAAACCGCCGTTCCGCATCAGAGTCAAGGCGGTCAAATTCGAAGACGGACTCGTTGAGGTCTCCCTCCCAGAGGACTAA
- a CDS encoding MMPL family transporter — protein MFARIANFIARHYKGIIAAWIIVLIIAIPVAPQVFNIVEYEETEMAPKDVESIIAQDFINQHFPSAGREGTTIIVLTNEDVFNEEMKEAVFKIKNGIFNETHGGRIDGEVRVDTLYDAIEVYSTGVLKNINQRYHQIKEMVDLTAYAVFGIPLEFRTLWQETNKSCFMVFGIPAMHLATWIQINMTYPLWNVSTVDSVAYEQTKNLLITSLETQGLNESERSLAMGWYSTYIIGWNATRGTPLESMPSERASSALLGFENFLLIAPLPSDFKAFLYSIYSNFDLTDWNDYHALNAFCKELFLSQMQAMTSEIPADYAQSFSSYFETFYSLWNASSSEPNDLQFRGIVGSSVDALSNAVGGEEGAFITAIYSYLGWDGWNNDSLISMFTATNIAELASIDLWLVFEVGKIPSNASIFTFQQLSHQIVVNHTIDNFPLPIIPALLSSFVNTPKNDTMIISLTFESDDENISLGKESVGIIREIVKDSTSGSDGITTYVTGSDAISLDLERSTNEDIERIDPITIVLVLILIGLFFRSFIASSVPPMIIGIAMGVSFAAVYAIGSFFLPIHYSVPTLMVTSMMGAGCDYCIFVLSRYREERRNGLSKEESVKTAVTWAGESIATSGATVIIGFGVLSLGRFEMLKSMGIGLALGITIALIAALTLLPSILMLLGDRIFWPSKMTGVKKNNGEKNKEGYFTKSAKFAVKHAKAIVLVALVISIPATYLVLTLETSYDFIEAMPDNESKLGIEVLGESFGAGKMMPTLIAVEMKNPIIVNDSFDVGALDAIEDLCKELSNLSSVAEITSPTRPLGEHEPIDYANLSLYPEEQAAQYMALMRGMISENNSKVVLITVSFREDPFAKESIDSINAIRSLASEFAAENNNVSATYIAGSTAIMYDISTLVWDDFKVMEVLAIIGIYIVLMIVLGSLISPLRSIITILLSISWTIAVTMLLFNFLQGVPILWLMPMVLTVVCLGLGMDYDIFITTRIREEAQKGKSDTDAIVHAMERTGGIITACGIIMAAAFGTMMLSEGALLREFGFALAFAILLDSTIVRIYLVPAAMSLLGKWNWYAPGKLQRVRRDKGN, from the coding sequence ATGTTTGCAAGAATCGCGAATTTCATCGCGCGTCATTATAAAGGGATCATTGCAGCGTGGATAATCGTATTAATTATTGCCATTCCCGTCGCACCGCAGGTCTTCAATATTGTGGAATATGAAGAAACGGAAATGGCTCCAAAAGATGTTGAGTCGATCATTGCACAGGATTTCATCAACCAACATTTTCCATCGGCAGGTCGAGAAGGAACAACGATCATTGTCCTCACGAATGAAGATGTTTTCAATGAGGAAATGAAAGAAGCGGTTTTTAAAATCAAGAATGGCATCTTTAATGAAACACATGGCGGGAGAATTGATGGTGAAGTAAGGGTCGACACACTTTACGATGCCATTGAGGTTTACAGCACTGGTGTGCTGAAGAATATCAATCAGAGGTACCACCAAATAAAAGAAATGGTAGATCTCACAGCCTACGCGGTTTTCGGTATCCCCCTAGAGTTCCGGACACTCTGGCAAGAGACAAACAAGAGCTGTTTCATGGTTTTCGGTATCCCTGCAATGCATTTGGCAACCTGGATACAAATCAATATGACTTATCCCCTGTGGAATGTAAGCACAGTTGATTCGGTTGCCTATGAACAGACAAAGAATTTGTTGATAACGAGCCTCGAGACGCAAGGATTAAATGAGTCAGAAAGATCGCTTGCAATGGGATGGTACTCAACATACATAATCGGGTGGAATGCCACAAGAGGAACACCTCTGGAATCTATGCCTTCTGAAAGGGCCTCGAGTGCTTTGTTAGGCTTTGAAAATTTCCTGCTTATCGCTCCCTTGCCCTCCGATTTCAAGGCCTTCCTTTATTCGATTTATTCGAATTTTGATTTAACAGATTGGAATGATTATCACGCTTTGAACGCGTTCTGTAAGGAACTATTCCTTTCTCAAATGCAAGCGATGACATCCGAGATTCCTGCTGATTATGCTCAATCGTTTTCCAGTTACTTTGAGACATTTTACTCTCTGTGGAACGCCTCATCGTCCGAACCAAATGACTTGCAATTCAGAGGGATCGTCGGATCGTCGGTTGACGCGTTGAGCAATGCAGTCGGTGGAGAAGAAGGAGCCTTCATCACGGCAATCTATTCATATCTAGGATGGGACGGTTGGAACAACGACTCACTCATTTCAATGTTTACGGCAACAAACATAGCAGAACTGGCTTCAATTGATCTGTGGCTTGTATTTGAAGTTGGGAAGATCCCTTCAAATGCGTCAATCTTTACGTTCCAGCAGCTCTCCCACCAGATTGTAGTTAACCATACAATTGACAACTTCCCGCTGCCGATTATCCCCGCACTTCTCTCCTCGTTCGTCAATACTCCGAAAAACGACACAATGATCATCTCCCTAACATTCGAAAGTGACGATGAAAACATTTCACTCGGGAAAGAATCGGTAGGCATCATTCGTGAAATTGTCAAGGATTCAACATCCGGATCAGATGGTATCACGACTTACGTGACTGGATCGGATGCGATTTCCCTCGATCTCGAAAGATCAACAAACGAGGACATCGAAAGGATCGATCCGATCACCATCGTCCTCGTCCTTATTCTAATCGGACTCTTCTTCAGATCCTTCATCGCATCCTCTGTCCCGCCAATGATTATCGGGATTGCCATGGGTGTGAGCTTTGCAGCCGTATACGCTATCGGTTCCTTTTTCCTTCCAATTCACTACAGCGTTCCAACACTCATGGTCACATCAATGATGGGGGCAGGCTGTGACTATTGTATTTTCGTTCTCTCAAGGTACAGGGAGGAGAGACGAAATGGATTATCAAAGGAGGAGAGCGTCAAGACCGCTGTAACATGGGCTGGAGAATCAATAGCAACGAGTGGCGCGACTGTGATCATCGGGTTCGGTGTTCTGTCATTAGGTCGTTTTGAAATGCTAAAATCGATGGGTATTGGCCTTGCGCTCGGAATCACAATCGCGCTCATTGCAGCGCTAACACTCCTCCCATCGATACTCATGCTCCTCGGGGACAGAATATTCTGGCCATCAAAGATGACAGGCGTGAAGAAAAACAATGGAGAGAAAAACAAAGAAGGGTACTTCACGAAGAGCGCGAAATTTGCTGTCAAACACGCCAAAGCGATCGTCCTTGTTGCACTCGTTATCTCGATCCCTGCCACATATCTTGTTTTGACGCTCGAGACGAGTTATGACTTCATAGAAGCGATGCCAGATAATGAGAGCAAGCTCGGGATCGAAGTGCTTGGTGAGAGCTTTGGTGCCGGTAAAATGATGCCGACACTCATTGCTGTCGAAATGAAAAATCCTATCATAGTTAATGACTCATTTGATGTGGGTGCTCTCGATGCCATTGAAGACTTGTGCAAGGAACTTTCGAACCTGTCAAGTGTAGCGGAAATCACCAGTCCGACCCGGCCGCTTGGCGAGCATGAGCCGATCGACTATGCAAACTTGTCATTGTATCCAGAAGAACAAGCCGCGCAGTACATGGCGCTCATGAGAGGAATGATCAGCGAAAATAATTCAAAGGTCGTGCTGATCACCGTCAGCTTCAGAGAAGATCCTTTTGCGAAAGAATCGATTGATAGCATCAATGCCATCCGATCATTGGCTTCTGAATTCGCGGCCGAGAACAACAATGTCTCAGCGACCTACATCGCTGGTTCCACAGCTATCATGTATGACATTTCGACGCTCGTTTGGGACGACTTCAAAGTCATGGAGGTCCTTGCAATCATTGGCATTTACATTGTCTTGATGATTGTTCTAGGTTCACTAATAAGCCCACTCCGTTCGATCATTACAATCTTACTGAGCATTTCCTGGACGATTGCAGTTACGATGCTTCTGTTCAACTTCTTGCAAGGCGTCCCGATATTGTGGCTTATGCCAATGGTCCTCACCGTTGTCTGCCTCGGTTTAGGCATGGACTATGACATCTTTATCACAACAAGAATCAGGGAAGAGGCACAAAAGGGGAAGAGCGATACGGACGCGATCGTCCATGCAATGGAGCGGACAGGTGGCATCATCACGGCGTGTGGTATCATAATGGCAGCTGCTTTCGGCACGATGATGCTATCCGAGGGCGCGCTTTTGAGGGAATTCGGCTTTGCACTCGCCTTTGCCATCCTCCTCGATTCGACGATCGTCCGCATCTATCTTGTACCGGCTGCGATGTCGCTACTCGGTAAATGGAATTGGTACGCGCCTGGAAAGCTTCAGAGAGTCAGGAGAGACAAGGGAAATTAG
- a CDS encoding UbiX family flavin prenyltransferase yields MKTVIAITGASGAIYGKRLLETLSGEKTLIISDTAREIIKFELGIDAEDLERLADFFYRNDDLFAPISSGSQFFDAMVIAPCSEGTIAKIAAGIADSLITRVAAVAMKEGRTLVLVPRETPLSAVMLENQLKLCKLGVKILPACPAFYHNPRTVDDLVDFVVGKVLDQIGETHNLFRRWRA; encoded by the coding sequence GTGAAGACCGTAATCGCAATCACAGGAGCTTCTGGAGCAATCTACGGGAAGCGGCTTCTCGAGACACTAAGCGGCGAAAAAACCCTTATCATTTCAGATACGGCCAGGGAGATTATCAAGTTCGAACTGGGAATTGACGCTGAAGACCTTGAACGACTCGCAGATTTTTTCTATCGAAACGATGACCTCTTTGCCCCTATTTCATCAGGCAGTCAATTCTTCGATGCCATGGTCATCGCACCATGTTCCGAGGGCACGATCGCAAAGATTGCAGCAGGCATCGCAGACTCATTGATTACGAGGGTAGCTGCGGTGGCGATGAAAGAAGGACGCACACTCGTTCTCGTCCCGAGGGAAACCCCCCTCAGTGCTGTGATGCTGGAGAACCAGCTCAAGTTGTGTAAGCTCGGTGTCAAGATTCTCCCCGCATGTCCTGCCTTTTATCATAATCCAAGGACCGTGGACGATCTCGTTGACTTCGTCGTCGGAAAGGTCTTAGATCAAATCGGCGAAACGCACAATTTATTTAGGCGCTGGCGTGCATGA
- a CDS encoding ribbon-helix-helix domain-containing protein produces the protein MYDARGGTEDWRSMNEERISLRLGSEELRVLDEFLKMHPEYTSRSQLARIALRSFIEGKHDDKAIRSQGTEVMIRVPRLALRVIEGLVRAGVYNSISEAIEECVRREFVSKSLLEEIKKRLDENECETLEIVPDSGPLAGKSNQTGDE, from the coding sequence ATGTATGACGCCCGTGGTGGGACAGAGGACTGGCGTTCAATGAATGAGGAAAGGATATCGCTCAGGCTAGGCTCAGAGGAACTAAGGGTCCTAGATGAGTTCCTTAAGATGCATCCTGAGTATACGAGCAGATCCCAACTAGCAAGAATCGCACTAAGATCATTCATTGAGGGCAAACACGATGACAAGGCGATCAGATCTCAGGGGACAGAGGTAATGATTAGGGTCCCTCGCTTGGCCCTACGTGTCATCGAGGGGCTTGTTCGGGCGGGTGTCTATAACTCCATATCCGAAGCGATTGAGGAGTGTGTGAGAAGGGAGTTCGTTTCGAAATCGCTCCTCGAAGAAATCAAGAAGAGACTGGATGAAAACGAATGCGAGACCCTGGAAATCGTTCCGGACTCTGGACCTCTCGCGGGGAAATCGAATCAAACTGGGGATGAATAG
- a CDS encoding thiamine pyrophosphate-dependent enzyme — protein sequence MVDIPKFTIPKEEYVCKGHSACPGCGTPLAFRYTLKALGKRTVLNIPAGCGGVILGIWPSYALKVPVVDNAFECTAAVADGIRAGFDVLGVKDAYVVGWAGDGGTVDIGLQALSAAVDRNADIIYVMLDNEAYMNTGIQKSGCTPIGAWTTTTPVADGKGWNRTPKKRIMEMLVANGIAYGATVNVAYPEDFIARLREAKDIKGTKFIHVLAPCTPGWRIDPRKSIEVARLATQTGIFPLYKVENGKYSLTKEIKNRKPVREYLMIQGRFRHLSEEAINEIQKLVDEEYARLLKKIKDTNE from the coding sequence GTGGTAGATATCCCCAAATTTACGATTCCAAAAGAAGAATATGTATGTAAAGGACACAGTGCATGTCCTGGTTGTGGGACTCCGCTTGCCTTTCGTTACACCTTAAAGGCCCTTGGCAAGCGAACAGTACTGAATATCCCTGCGGGTTGCGGTGGCGTCATACTTGGTATCTGGCCGAGTTATGCCCTGAAAGTTCCTGTCGTTGACAATGCATTTGAGTGCACAGCGGCCGTAGCCGATGGTATAAGGGCTGGATTCGATGTACTCGGTGTCAAGGATGCATATGTTGTAGGATGGGCTGGCGATGGCGGGACGGTCGACATCGGTCTTCAGGCGCTTTCTGCTGCAGTTGACCGCAATGCAGACATCATCTATGTCATGCTAGACAATGAAGCATACATGAATACTGGGATTCAGAAAAGTGGTTGCACTCCGATAGGTGCGTGGACGACGACAACCCCAGTCGCCGATGGAAAAGGTTGGAACAGAACTCCAAAGAAGAGGATCATGGAAATGCTCGTTGCTAATGGGATCGCATACGGGGCGACCGTCAACGTTGCGTATCCAGAGGACTTCATTGCGAGGCTGAGAGAGGCGAAAGACATCAAAGGTACGAAATTCATTCATGTCTTAGCTCCGTGCACACCGGGCTGGCGTATTGATCCTAGAAAGAGCATCGAAGTCGCGAGACTTGCAACACAGACTGGGATCTTTCCGCTCTATAAAGTAGAGAATGGAAAATACTCATTGACGAAAGAGATCAAGAATAGGAAACCCGTTCGAGAATATCTGATGATCCAGGGAAGATTCAGACATCTTTCAGAAGAAGCGATCAACGAGATACAAAAACTCGTCGATGAGGAATACGCGCGTCTCCTCAAGAAAATCAAGGACACAAATGAATAA
- a CDS encoding 2-oxoacid:acceptor oxidoreductase family protein produces MIEIRIHGRGGQGAVVASEILARAAVKDGMRVAAFPFFGVERRGAPVTAFCRIDEKPIRIHAGIYEPDYVIVLDPKLMEFVDVCQGLKQNGEILMNTIRSKEELGINKPNKTWTVDATGIALKHGLGSETAPIVNTAIVGAFVRIFPKISLDSVLKSIEEAAPTKKEANVAAAKEAYYMVKEA; encoded by the coding sequence ATGATCGAAATCCGCATTCATGGACGAGGCGGTCAAGGAGCCGTTGTGGCTTCCGAGATTCTCGCCCGCGCTGCCGTCAAAGATGGCATGCGAGTTGCAGCTTTTCCATTCTTTGGGGTGGAAAGGCGAGGCGCACCAGTAACAGCTTTCTGCAGAATTGATGAAAAACCTATCAGAATTCATGCTGGCATCTATGAACCAGATTATGTGATCGTTCTTGATCCGAAACTCATGGAATTCGTCGATGTATGTCAGGGATTGAAGCAAAATGGCGAGATATTGATGAACACGATAAGAAGCAAAGAAGAACTCGGAATCAACAAGCCCAACAAGACGTGGACTGTTGATGCCACTGGTATTGCATTGAAGCACGGACTCGGGAGCGAAACCGCTCCAATTGTCAACACTGCGATCGTTGGAGCATTTGTGCGAATCTTTCCAAAGATATCACTCGATTCTGTTTTGAAGAGCATCGAGGAAGCTGCCCCGACCAAAAAAGAAGCAAATGTCGCTGCTGCCAAAGAGGCCTATTATATGGTCAAGGAGGCGTAA
- a CDS encoding 50S ribosomal protein L39e yields the protein MARNKPSAMKSRLMKATKQNRRVPAWVMIRTNRNFLRHPKRRNWRTHKLKE from the coding sequence ATGGCTCGAAATAAACCGTCGGCAATGAAATCTCGCCTTATGAAGGCGACAAAACAGAATCGTAGGGTCCCCGCGTGGGTAATGATCAGGACAAATAGGAACTTCTTGCGACATCCGAAGCGCCGGAATTGGCGGACGCATAAACTAAAGGAGTAG
- a CDS encoding 30S ribosomal protein S19e, translating into MVTVFDVPPDKVIEKTAEILKTYETIKPPEWADYVRTGRHTEKSPVQPDWWYTRAASILRKVYIMGPIGTSRLAAEYGGFADRGSKPNRAVKGSGSITRKCLMQLEASGLVMKDKKKGRVVTPKGRSLLDKIAKEIHDEMTKSTTS; encoded by the coding sequence ATGGTCACAGTCTTTGATGTCCCTCCTGACAAGGTGATCGAAAAGACGGCAGAAATCCTAAAGACCTACGAGACAATCAAACCGCCAGAGTGGGCAGATTATGTTCGGACTGGTCGCCACACAGAGAAATCACCGGTTCAACCAGACTGGTGGTACACAAGAGCCGCATCGATCCTTAGAAAAGTATATATAATGGGGCCCATAGGCACATCGAGGCTCGCGGCAGAGTATGGCGGTTTCGCTGATCGCGGGTCCAAGCCGAACAGGGCGGTTAAAGGAAGTGGATCGATCACGAGGAAATGCTTGATGCAACTGGAAGCATCGGGCCTTGTCATGAAAGATAAGAAAAAAGGAAGGGTCGTCACCCCTAAAGGGCGGTCCCTTCTTGATAAAATCGCAAAAGAGATTCATGACGAAATGACTAAATCAACGACAAGTTAA